From one Basilea psittacipulmonis DSM 24701 genomic stretch:
- a CDS encoding potassium transporter Kup produces MSNQSGTQVRPSTALLLGALGVVYGDIGTSPLYTLRASLKSYGDALSNIHILGVLSILFWLVVLVVSVKYVIFVLRADNNGEGGIIALMELTIRGITEHKRKVFTILGIFGACLFYGDSMITPAISVLSALEGIGIVSHTLDHWVVPIALVIIVTLFIVQSRGTGTIGKFFAPVMLVWFTSLGAFGLWNIIQEPIVLKAVNPIYAIDYILHNPSQTFFLLGFVVLALTGAEALYADMGHFGRPAISRVWFALVLPALLLCYFGQGAAVYRDASVLENPFYYSLPEWALIPMVVVATMATVIACQAVISGAFSLTYQAMQLGFWPRMEVNYTSEQEEGQIFIPVVNRLLMVSVIMLVLIFQSSDRLEHAYGFAVTGTMLITSILAFSVLPRHMQGWRYWSMKALFCLFLFIDTMLFIVNALKIGDGGWIPLAAALGIFTLMMTWSSGKAYLLKAERVNKQALKPFLDLLLVDSTRRVPGTAIFMCADNEYVPTALLHNLKHNKVLQEQLLFVSVKATDVPYMADEDRYVLKDLADKAWSIDLYYGFKEEPNVPQILEKIATLHNEIDMSYMSTSYFLSRQTLVISGRGNIIRRLRNTLFGFLSRNAARSTRFYKIPPNRVVEMGMQIEL; encoded by the coding sequence ATGTCAAATCAATCAGGTACTCAAGTTAGGCCTAGTACGGCACTATTATTGGGTGCGTTAGGTGTTGTTTATGGCGATATTGGTACCAGCCCGTTATATACATTGAGGGCTTCCTTAAAGTCATATGGCGATGCCTTGTCAAATATCCATATTTTGGGTGTCTTATCGATATTGTTTTGGTTAGTTGTATTAGTGGTATCGGTTAAATACGTTATCTTTGTTCTCAGGGCAGATAACAACGGTGAGGGCGGTATTATCGCTTTGATGGAATTAACCATTCGAGGCATTACCGAACATAAACGAAAAGTCTTTACGATTCTAGGTATTTTTGGAGCCTGTTTGTTCTATGGGGATAGTATGATTACACCAGCTATTTCGGTGTTATCTGCTTTAGAGGGGATAGGCATTGTGTCACATACCTTGGATCATTGGGTGGTACCGATTGCCTTGGTAATTATCGTCACGTTGTTTATCGTGCAATCGCGAGGAACAGGGACGATTGGTAAGTTTTTTGCTCCCGTTATGTTGGTTTGGTTTACATCCTTAGGTGCCTTTGGTTTGTGGAACATTATTCAGGAGCCTATCGTTTTAAAAGCCGTCAATCCTATTTATGCCATCGATTATATTTTGCATAATCCATCGCAAACCTTTTTCTTATTAGGGTTTGTGGTGTTAGCCTTAACTGGGGCTGAGGCACTTTATGCGGATATGGGCCATTTTGGACGACCAGCCATCTCAAGAGTTTGGTTTGCCTTGGTGTTGCCTGCCTTATTACTTTGCTATTTTGGACAAGGTGCCGCCGTGTATCGCGATGCCTCGGTGTTAGAAAATCCTTTTTATTATTCCTTACCAGAATGGGCGTTAATTCCTATGGTGGTGGTGGCGACTATGGCAACGGTCATCGCTTGTCAGGCCGTGATTTCAGGTGCATTTTCCTTAACCTATCAAGCCATGCAGTTAGGTTTTTGGCCAAGAATGGAAGTTAATTACACTTCTGAACAAGAAGAGGGGCAAATTTTTATTCCCGTCGTGAACCGTTTGTTGATGGTTTCCGTGATTATGTTGGTATTAATTTTCCAAAGCTCTGATCGTTTGGAACATGCTTACGGCTTTGCTGTGACGGGAACAATGTTGATTACGTCTATTTTGGCCTTTTCAGTATTGCCTCGACATATGCAGGGCTGGCGATATTGGTCAATGAAAGCATTATTCTGTTTATTCTTATTCATTGATACGATGTTGTTCATTGTGAATGCTTTGAAGATTGGCGATGGAGGCTGGATTCCATTGGCGGCCGCACTAGGCATTTTTACATTGATGATGACTTGGTCAAGTGGTAAGGCATATTTATTAAAGGCTGAAAGAGTCAATAAACAAGCATTAAAGCCATTCTTAGACTTATTGTTAGTAGATAGTACACGTCGTGTTCCAGGTACGGCTATTTTTATGTGTGCAGATAATGAATATGTGCCAACGGCTTTATTGCATAATCTCAAGCATAATAAAGTATTACAGGAACAGTTATTGTTTGTGTCGGTTAAAGCAACCGATGTGCCTTATATGGCAGATGAGGATCGCTATGTATTGAAAGATTTGGCGGATAAGGCGTGGTCGATTGATTTGTATTATGGCTTTAAGGAAGAGCCTAATGTGCCTCAAATTCTTGAAAAAATCGCAACCTTACATAACGAAATTGATATGTCTTATATGTCAACTTCTTATTTCTTGTCGCGTCAGACTTTGGTGATTTCTGGAAGAGGCAATATTATTCGCCGATTACGTAATACCTTGTTTGGCTTTTTATCAAGAAATGCGGCACGATCCACACGCTTTTATAAAATTCCACCTAATCGCGTGGTGGAGATGGGTATGCAGATCGAGCTGTAG
- a CDS encoding magnesium and cobalt transport protein CorA: MAKVKARKINDNPVVASVLYTNGKPVSTPDVNDVKDVLSKINPQNTLLWQSFKDPSDEFLKNLCHQYRIDEYLHDDIIRSYQRPVVVDYGQFIMIVFITLRRLNKKIIPEEFKMVFGQGFLFTVRRGDMFNQINVRERLSKTPDLIARGSDYVAAEIIEVVTDFYMEMIDKLESEVKEAERDMMLKGFREKEVRRLYRLRRDMLRIHTILGPSIEICRRLAVVKTNVIEADAHSNYSIVADRLARCDEHVSALSEALQFAFETSVMINDIQQTDITKKLAAWAAILAVPTAIAGIYGMNFEHMPELKWTFGYPLCIVVMLGICASLYYRFRKAGWL; the protein is encoded by the coding sequence ATGGCAAAAGTAAAAGCTCGTAAGATTAATGATAATCCAGTGGTTGCATCGGTTTTATATACCAATGGTAAGCCTGTATCGACCCCAGATGTAAATGATGTAAAGGATGTGTTATCAAAAATTAATCCTCAGAATACTTTGTTGTGGCAGTCTTTCAAAGATCCGAGTGATGAGTTTTTAAAGAATCTCTGCCATCAATATCGCATCGATGAGTATCTTCATGATGATATTATTCGCTCATACCAACGACCTGTTGTGGTGGACTACGGCCAATTTATTATGATTGTTTTTATCACCTTACGTCGTTTGAATAAGAAAATTATTCCAGAAGAATTTAAGATGGTATTTGGTCAAGGCTTTTTATTTACCGTTAGACGTGGTGACATGTTTAACCAAATTAATGTACGCGAACGCTTGAGCAAAACCCCAGATTTAATCGCACGTGGAAGCGATTATGTTGCGGCTGAAATTATAGAAGTCGTCACAGACTTTTATATGGAAATGATTGATAAATTAGAAAGTGAAGTCAAAGAAGCTGAACGCGATATGATGCTCAAAGGCTTTAGAGAAAAAGAAGTTAGACGTTTGTATCGTTTAAGACGAGATATGTTGAGAATCCACACGATTCTTGGTCCTAGTATTGAAATTTGTAGAAGATTAGCGGTTGTGAAAACGAATGTTATTGAAGCCGATGCACATTCTAATTACAGTATCGTTGCCGATCGATTAGCTCGCTGTGATGAACATGTTTCCGCTTTAAGTGAAGCCTTGCAATTTGCGTTTGAAACCAGTGTGATGATTAACGATATTCAACAAACCGATATTACGAAAAAATTGGCCGCATGGGCAGCGATTTTGGCGGTACCTACAGCGATTGCAGGTATCTATGGAATGAATTTTGAACATATGCCTGAACTAAAGTGGACGTTTGGCTATCCCTTATGTATCGTCGTGATGTTGGGGATTTGTGCCAGTTTATACTATCGTTTTCGTAAGGCAGGGTGGTTATAG
- a CDS encoding methionine biosynthesis PLP-dependent protein codes for MKQNIETQLVQLGNRSEPRTASVATPIFLSTAYGHTDIKGVAPADSFDYIRTKNPTRSVLEDGIAALEKGDRGFACASGMAAVQLVANLFKSPDEWIISSDVYGGTYRLLDHAYKNNYGVKPVYVDTTSLEAIEAAITPQTKAIFIETPSNPLMQECDIDAVSKIAKKHQLLLIVDNTFLTPVLFRPIEHGADIVIHSATKYLAGHNDVLAGLIVVKGQELGDKLFFMQNGSGPVLSPFDSYLTIRGMKTLALRMKKHEENAKQIAVFMKACPEITDVLYPNKGGMLSFRLKEESWVIPFLKALKVITFAESLGGTESFITYPATQTHMDIPEAERIARGVCNRLLRFSVGIEHVDDIKADILQALAQFK; via the coding sequence ATGAAACAAAATATCGAAACACAATTAGTCCAACTAGGTAATCGCAGTGAACCGAGAACAGCTTCAGTCGCCACGCCAATTTTTTTAAGCACGGCATACGGACATACCGACATTAAAGGGGTGGCTCCTGCGGATTCGTTTGATTACATTCGTACTAAGAATCCGACGCGTAGTGTGTTAGAGGATGGCATTGCTGCTTTGGAAAAAGGCGATAGAGGATTTGCTTGTGCTTCGGGTATGGCAGCAGTTCAACTCGTTGCTAATTTGTTCAAAAGCCCAGATGAGTGGATTATTTCTAGTGATGTTTATGGTGGCACCTATCGTTTATTAGATCACGCTTATAAAAATAATTATGGGGTCAAACCTGTATATGTTGATACTACTTCATTAGAAGCGATTGAGGCGGCGATTACCCCTCAGACAAAAGCGATTTTTATCGAAACACCTTCTAATCCCTTGATGCAAGAATGCGATATTGACGCGGTTTCTAAGATTGCTAAAAAACATCAGTTACTGTTAATCGTGGATAACACCTTTTTAACGCCTGTTTTGTTTAGACCGATTGAACATGGTGCGGATATTGTGATTCACAGTGCGACCAAGTATTTGGCGGGCCATAACGATGTGTTGGCAGGATTGATTGTCGTAAAAGGTCAAGAACTCGGTGATAAGCTGTTCTTCATGCAAAATGGCTCAGGACCTGTTTTATCGCCTTTTGATAGTTATCTTACCATTCGTGGTATGAAAACATTGGCATTGCGTATGAAAAAACATGAAGAAAACGCTAAACAAATAGCTGTCTTTATGAAAGCATGTCCCGAAATTACCGATGTGTTATATCCAAATAAAGGTGGCATGCTGTCTTTCCGCTTAAAAGAAGAAAGTTGGGTGATTCCATTTTTAAAAGCATTGAAAGTGATTACGTTTGCAGAAAGTTTGGGAGGGACCGAAAGTTTTATTACTTATCCCGCGACCCAAACGCATATGGATATTCCTGAAGCGGAACGAATCGCAAGAGGGGTGTGCAATCGCTTGTTAAGATTCTCAGTGGGTATTGAGCATGTTGATGATATTAAAGCCGATATATTACAAGCTTTAGCACAGTTTAAATAA
- the recJ gene encoding single-stranded-DNA-specific exonuclease RecJ, translated as MVPIKVTERVIPQANYENLVQQGVNPFLARLWAARGIQQAPSFELNSLLSPKDLKDIDKASEILFHAINNKKKLLVVADYDCDGATACAVALRGLRMMGADIDFFVPNRFETGYGLSAAVINLILEQYPYQPDLIITVDNGIASFDGIKRAKEVGIDVLVTDHHLPSSSLPDALAIVNPNQANCSFASKSLAGCGVIFYVLIALRAKFRQEGVYTAENQPNIASLLDMVALGTVADVVKLDQNNRILVSYGLKLMRNNKAHEGIKALFKVSGANISQASASDLGFFLGPRINAAGRLADMEIGIRLLTTDDPETAMTLAMELNDFNRERKQIEDSIRVEAESSLEHINEDRPSIVSFGQDWHEGVIGIVASRLKEKYWKPTIVFAPSEHGFYKGSARSIPDVHIRDVLDLVSKRHPDIIISFGGHAMAAGVSIKKDTLAIFHQALDEAVIELTGKTNFEPTVETDGGLPTELSCFENAKLISEQVWGSGFPAPIFFDEFQVIQQTLLKEKHLKAKLEKNGMVFDAVWFNHQEALPNPVKLVYEFQPNEWNNWQGTQLMIRYQV; from the coding sequence ATGGTACCTATAAAAGTTACCGAAAGAGTTATCCCTCAAGCTAATTACGAAAACCTTGTTCAACAAGGCGTTAACCCTTTTCTTGCACGTTTATGGGCAGCCAGAGGTATTCAACAGGCCCCCTCTTTTGAACTAAATTCCTTATTAAGCCCTAAAGACTTAAAAGACATCGATAAAGCCAGCGAAATTTTATTTCATGCCATTAACAATAAGAAAAAACTCTTAGTGGTCGCTGATTATGACTGTGATGGGGCAACCGCTTGTGCAGTGGCGTTGAGAGGGTTAAGAATGATGGGAGCGGATATTGATTTTTTTGTTCCCAATCGTTTTGAAACAGGCTATGGTTTATCTGCAGCGGTTATTAATCTTATTTTAGAACAATACCCTTATCAACCTGATTTAATTATTACAGTAGATAATGGTATCGCGAGTTTTGACGGCATTAAACGTGCTAAAGAAGTGGGGATCGATGTATTAGTTACCGATCATCACTTACCCTCTTCTTCACTGCCCGATGCCTTAGCGATTGTGAATCCTAATCAAGCAAACTGCTCTTTTGCCTCTAAAAGCCTAGCGGGTTGTGGTGTTATCTTTTATGTACTAATTGCATTACGTGCTAAATTTCGTCAAGAAGGTGTTTACACGGCTGAGAACCAACCAAATATCGCATCATTACTAGATATGGTCGCACTTGGCACAGTCGCAGATGTGGTTAAATTAGATCAAAATAATCGTATTCTTGTCTCCTATGGTTTAAAACTAATGAGGAATAACAAGGCTCACGAGGGAATCAAAGCCTTATTTAAAGTATCAGGTGCCAATATTTCACAAGCAAGTGCCAGTGATTTAGGCTTTTTCCTTGGGCCAAGAATCAATGCCGCTGGACGTTTAGCAGATATGGAAATCGGTATTAGATTGCTGACAACAGATGATCCAGAAACCGCCATGACACTCGCTATGGAGCTAAATGACTTTAACCGCGAACGCAAACAAATTGAAGATAGTATTCGTGTTGAAGCAGAAAGCAGCCTGGAACACATTAATGAGGACCGTCCAAGTATCGTATCTTTTGGTCAAGACTGGCACGAAGGAGTGATTGGGATTGTGGCATCTCGTTTAAAAGAAAAATATTGGAAACCCACCATTGTCTTTGCTCCCAGTGAACATGGTTTTTACAAAGGTTCCGCTCGTTCCATTCCAGACGTGCATATCAGAGATGTCTTAGATCTCGTGTCCAAGCGACATCCAGACATTATCATTAGTTTTGGTGGGCATGCGATGGCAGCAGGTGTCAGTATCAAAAAAGATACCTTAGCTATCTTTCATCAAGCTTTAGATGAGGCGGTAATCGAATTAACAGGCAAAACAAATTTTGAACCAACCGTTGAAACAGATGGTGGTTTGCCTACTGAATTGAGCTGTTTTGAAAATGCAAAACTGATTAGTGAGCAAGTATGGGGGTCTGGATTTCCCGCTCCTATTTTCTTTGATGAGTTTCAAGTTATCCAACAAACATTGTTAAAAGAAAAGCATCTCAAAGCAAAACTAGAAAAAAACGGTATGGTATTTGATGCGGTTTGGTTTAATCATCAAGAAGCCTTGCCTAATCCTGTTAAGCTGGTTTACGAGTTTCAACCCAATGAATGGAATAACTGGCAAGGCACACAATTAATGATACGTTATCAGGTTTGA
- a CDS encoding lipoprotein-releasing ABC transporter permease subunit encodes MSFEFWIGSRYAGFSKGKQKNRDRFVSFLANSTMIGIALSVAILIIVMSVMNGFRSQVRDRMLSILPHIQVYNVMLDAKSQLDHWQDLADVAYKNPDVLGASPFVMAGAMVTNGQTIRGVQVQGIDPNLEENVSDLPKQIILGDLQDLKAGEFNIVMGSYLANGLGVKVGDKVLLFAPQGSVGPTGFTPRMRQFKVVAIFSSGHYEYDSSMAFVNDYDAAALFKQTAVAGVRLKIKNMIDAPEVAYELAGHYPFDISIKDWTQDNRTWFAAVKTEKRMMFLILCMLVAVAAFNLLSSLVMTVKEKQSDIAILRTLGAHPSAVARIFMIQGSLVGIMGTVLGVGFGCLIAANIDVIVPFIERLFGVHFLDPSIYFISALPSEIQLYDVVFVSITSIVLSFLATLYPSWRASRLQPAEVLRHD; translated from the coding sequence ATGTCATTTGAATTTTGGATAGGTTCTCGATACGCTGGTTTCTCAAAAGGAAAACAAAAAAACAGAGATCGTTTCGTATCTTTTTTAGCTAATAGTACCATGATTGGTATCGCATTAAGTGTCGCTATATTGATTATTGTGATGTCCGTGATGAACGGTTTTCGCTCACAAGTTCGCGATCGCATGCTTTCTATTTTACCGCATATACAGGTATATAATGTCATGCTGGATGCAAAAAGTCAGTTAGATCATTGGCAGGATTTGGCCGATGTGGCTTACAAAAATCCTGATGTATTAGGTGCTTCGCCTTTTGTAATGGCAGGGGCAATGGTAACAAATGGTCAAACTATCCGTGGTGTGCAGGTTCAAGGCATTGATCCTAACTTGGAAGAAAACGTATCTGATTTGCCAAAACAAATTATCTTAGGTGATTTACAGGATCTTAAAGCAGGTGAATTTAACATCGTCATGGGTAGTTATTTGGCGAATGGATTGGGCGTGAAAGTGGGGGATAAGGTGTTATTGTTTGCTCCCCAAGGTTCAGTTGGTCCCACGGGTTTTACGCCTAGAATGCGACAGTTTAAAGTAGTGGCGATTTTTTCTTCAGGCCATTATGAATATGATAGTTCCATGGCATTTGTGAATGATTATGATGCGGCGGCTTTGTTTAAACAGACGGCTGTTGCTGGGGTGAGACTTAAAATAAAAAATATGATCGATGCCCCAGAAGTGGCTTATGAACTGGCGGGCCATTATCCTTTTGATATTTCGATTAAAGACTGGACACAAGATAATCGCACTTGGTTTGCGGCCGTAAAAACGGAAAAACGTATGATGTTTTTGATTCTTTGTATGTTGGTGGCGGTCGCAGCCTTTAATCTTTTGTCTTCCTTAGTGATGACCGTTAAAGAAAAACAAAGTGATATTGCGATTTTAAGAACCTTGGGTGCTCATCCTAGTGCGGTGGCGAGAATTTTTATGATTCAAGGTAGCTTGGTCGGGATAATGGGAACGGTCTTGGGTGTGGGCTTTGGATGCTTGATCGCCGCGAATATTGATGTGATTGTGCCATTTATCGAACGTTTATTTGGCGTGCATTTCCTAGATCCCAGTATTTATTTTATTAGTGCATTACCCTCTGAAATACAGCTATATGATGTGGTTTTTGTATCGATCACGTCCATTGTATTGTCATTTTTAGCCACACTGTATCCAAGTTGGAGAGCGTCTAGACTACAGCCTGCGGAGGTGTTAAGACATGATTAA
- the lolD gene encoding lipoprotein-releasing ABC transporter ATP-binding protein LolD, which produces MINVSSHALKATSIYKSYAQGNDELQILKGIDLEIQRGEMLAIMGSSGSGKSTLLHILGTLDLPTSGQLWIDGVEIGSLSEKERSRVRNEKLGFVYQFHHLLPEFNALDNIAMPLILRRMPKHQAREKAAMMLEKIGLAARAMHMPGQLSGGERQRVALARALVTDPVCVLADEPTGNLDNETAERMYDLLCEVNQLFKTSFLIVTHDAQLASKADRCLYMEKGKLQV; this is translated from the coding sequence ATGATTAATGTATCGTCTCATGCGTTAAAAGCAACATCCATTTATAAATCTTATGCACAAGGTAATGATGAATTGCAGATCCTTAAAGGCATTGATTTGGAGATTCAACGAGGTGAAATGCTGGCGATCATGGGGAGTTCAGGTTCTGGTAAAAGTACCTTATTACATATTTTAGGAACATTGGATTTACCGACTTCAGGTCAGCTTTGGATTGATGGGGTGGAAATTGGCTCATTATCAGAAAAAGAACGTAGTCGGGTACGAAACGAAAAATTAGGATTTGTGTATCAGTTTCACCATCTATTACCTGAATTTAATGCTTTGGATAATATTGCCATGCCTTTGATTTTAAGACGTATGCCTAAGCATCAGGCACGAGAAAAAGCGGCGATGATGTTGGAAAAAATTGGTTTGGCTGCACGTGCGATGCATATGCCTGGTCAATTATCAGGGGGTGAAAGACAAAGAGTGGCATTGGCTCGTGCATTGGTGACGGATCCTGTTTGTGTATTGGCCGATGAACCCACAGGAAATTTGGATAATGAAACGGCCGAACGAATGTATGATTTGTTGTGTGAAGTCAATCAGTTATTTAAGACTTCTTTTTTAATCGTCACTCACGATGCTCAGTTAGCGTCAAAAGCGGATCGTTGTTTATATATGGAAAAAGGAAAATTGCAGGTTTGA
- the gcvT gene encoding glycine cleavage system aminomethyltransferase GcvT has protein sequence MSLKQTFLFPVHQASGAKMVDFGGWEMPVSYGSQIEEHHAVRQNAGMFDVSHMLNIDLVGTDARSFLRYLLANDVARLTTSGKALYTCMLNPEGGVIDDLIVYFFEEDKWRIVVNAATAEGDIAWMNEVAKNYNVSLTPRRDLAMIAVQGPHAREKVTTVRPEWKDALALTPFNGKLFGEVLVARTGYTGEDGFEVVLPGNDAAKLWQDLAAAGVQPCGLGARDTLRLEAGMNLYGQDMNTETQPYQSGLAWTVSLKDENRDFIGKSALLNHPRKNAFLGLKLEGKGVMRAHMPVYTEKGEGETTSGTMSPTMGVSIAFARLPEGVVAGDKVEVGIRDKRVPAVVCTLPFVRNGQIL, from the coding sequence ATGAGTTTAAAACAGACTTTTTTATTTCCAGTACATCAGGCTTCCGGTGCCAAAATGGTTGATTTTGGAGGATGGGAGATGCCTGTTTCATATGGTTCTCAGATAGAAGAACACCATGCGGTACGCCAAAATGCAGGTATGTTTGATGTATCACATATGTTGAATATTGATCTCGTGGGAACGGATGCGAGATCTTTTTTACGTTATCTTCTTGCTAATGATGTGGCACGCTTAACCACTTCTGGTAAAGCTTTATATACGTGTATGCTGAATCCAGAGGGTGGGGTGATTGATGATTTGATCGTGTATTTCTTTGAAGAAGATAAATGGCGTATCGTGGTCAATGCAGCGACAGCAGAGGGCGATATAGCTTGGATGAATGAAGTGGCTAAGAATTATAACGTCAGCCTAACGCCACGTCGTGATTTAGCGATGATCGCTGTCCAAGGTCCTCATGCAAGAGAAAAAGTCACTACGGTTCGTCCAGAATGGAAAGATGCTCTAGCATTAACGCCTTTTAACGGTAAGTTGTTCGGTGAGGTATTAGTGGCTCGCACAGGCTATACTGGTGAAGATGGTTTTGAAGTTGTCTTACCAGGAAATGATGCGGCGAAACTATGGCAGGATTTAGCGGCAGCAGGCGTTCAACCATGTGGGCTAGGAGCTAGAGATACCTTGCGTCTAGAAGCAGGTATGAATCTTTATGGACAAGATATGAACACCGAAACACAGCCTTATCAATCAGGTTTGGCTTGGACCGTCAGTTTGAAAGACGAGAATAGAGATTTCATTGGAAAATCAGCTTTGCTTAACCATCCTCGTAAGAACGCCTTTTTAGGCTTAAAACTTGAAGGTAAAGGTGTGATGCGTGCTCATATGCCTGTTTATACGGAAAAAGGCGAAGGAGAAACGACTTCAGGTACGATGTCTCCTACGATGGGCGTATCGATTGCCTTTGCTCGTTTGCCAGAGGGCGTAGTGGCGGGCGATAAAGTTGAAGTGGGTATTCGTGATAAACGTGTGCCTGCGGTGGTTTGCACATTGCCTTTTGTGCGTAATGGACAAATTTTGTAA
- the gcvH gene encoding glycine cleavage system protein GcvH, with product MNLPNDRKYTESHEWVKVEGDYVLVGITDDAQDQLGDMVYVGDVEVGAELKAGETAAVVESVKAASDVYAPVSGEVLEFNEALESEPNLVNSDPYGSWIFKLKPADMSELNGLLDADAYSKLAH from the coding sequence ATGAACTTACCAAATGATCGCAAATATACTGAATCTCATGAATGGGTAAAAGTAGAAGGAGACTATGTTTTAGTTGGTATCACTGACGATGCTCAAGACCAGCTAGGAGATATGGTTTATGTAGGAGATGTAGAAGTAGGCGCTGAATTGAAAGCTGGCGAAACCGCTGCAGTGGTAGAGTCGGTGAAAGCTGCCTCTGATGTGTATGCTCCTGTATCAGGTGAAGTGCTTGAGTTTAATGAAGCATTAGAATCTGAACCTAACTTGGTTAATTCAGATCCTTACGGTAGCTGGATCTTTAAACTAAAACCAGCTGATATGTCAGAGTTAAACGGTCTTTTAGACGCTGACGCATATTCTAAACTAGCACATTAA